A genome region from Thalassotalea euphylliae includes the following:
- a CDS encoding IS3 family transposase (programmed frameshift), with amino-acid sequence MTKTGKRNFTPEFRLEAAQLVVDQGYSVREAAEAMSVGKSTMDKWVRQLRNERKGITSKASPMTPEQCKIKELEKKIKRIELEKEILKKGYRSLDVGLDEQFKLIKRLKESYAEFTICQTFNVHRSSFKYWNKRSKKPNSKQLKEIAVVKQIHRESNGAAGSRTISTIAIDRGYDISRFRATGYMKRLGLVSCQLPKHRYRKVNQEHVAIPNHLNQQFDVVKPNQVWCGDVTYIWVGNRWAYLAVVIDLFARKPIGWAMSLSPDTALTSKALMMAYEMRGKPKGVMFHSDQGTHYTSRSYRQLLWRCQIKQSMSRRGNCWDNSPMERFFRSLKTEWIPTTGYRSFTEARAEITHYIVGYYSSVRPHHYNAGLTPNESEKRYWLEYKTVANLS; translated from the exons ATGACAAAAACAGGCAAACGTAATTTCACACCAGAATTTCGATTAGAAGCTGCTCAATTAGTTGTTGATCAAGGTTATTCCGTTCGAGAAGCAGCAGAAGCGATGAGCGTTGGTAAGTCGACAATGGATAAGTGGGTGCGTCAGCTTCGTAATGAACGCAAAGGCATCACCAGCAAAGCCAGCCCAATGACACCAGAGCAGTGTAAGATTAAAGAGCTTGAGAAAAAGATAAAACGCATTGAATTAGAAAAGGAAATTCTAAAAAAGG GCTACCGCTCTCTTGATGTCGGACTCGATGAACAATTTAAACTAATTAAACGACTCAAAGAGAGCTATGCGGAATTCACCATTTGCCAAACATTTAATGTTCATCGCAGTAGCTTTAAGTATTGGAATAAGCGCTCTAAGAAGCCGAATAGCAAGCAATTAAAAGAAATCGCTGTCGTTAAGCAAATCCACCGTGAAAGTAATGGCGCAGCGGGTTCTCGTACAATATCCACGATAGCGATAGACCGTGGCTATGATATTTCACGTTTCAGGGCGACAGGCTATATGAAACGTTTAGGCTTGGTGAGTTGCCAGTTACCGAAGCACCGTTATAGAAAAGTAAATCAAGAGCATGTGGCGATACCTAACCATCTCAATCAGCAGTTTGATGTGGTTAAGCCGAATCAGGTTTGGTGCGGTGATGTTACGTATATCTGGGTTGGCAATCGCTGGGCTTATTTAGCAGTTGTTATTGATTTATTTGCGAGAAAACCGATTGGTTGGGCAATGTCTCTATCGCCTGATACAGCATTGACGAGCAAAGCACTGATGATGGCTTATGAGATGCGTGGTAAGCCTAAAGGTGTGATGTTCCATAGCGACCAAGGGACGCATTACACCAGCCGAAGCTACCGTCAATTGCTATGGCGTTGTCAGATAAAGCAAAGCATGAGTCGCCGTGGTAATTGTTGGGATAATAGCCCGATGGAGCGATTCTTTAGAAGTTTAAAAACAGAATGGATACCCACAACGGGTTACCGTTCCTTTACTGAAGCTAGAGCTGAAATAACACACTATATTGTTGGTTATTACAGCTCAGTTAGGCCGCATCACTACAATGCTGGTTTAACCCCAAATGAGTCAGAGAAAAGATACTGGCTTGAATACAAAACCGTGGCCAATTTAAGTTGA
- a CDS encoding sodium/sugar symporter, with the protein MAKFVIPLHLWISREDKQGGKNTEDYFLASKALPWWAIGASLIASNISAEQIIGMSGSGYAIGLAIASYEWMAAITLIIVGKYMLPIFLKNGIYTMPQYLEQRFDSKVKTTLALFWLAVYIFVNLTAVLWLGGLAIETVAGVDWMFGMIFLAVFSIAYSLYGGLKAVAYTDILQVVLLVFGGLFLSYLALDAVSDGQGVLAGFGVLTEHAPAHFDMILSPENEHYMSLPGISVLIGGMWIMNFSYWGFNQYIIQRALAAKDVKEAQKGIAFAAYLKLLMPIIVVLPGIAAVILYPQLTTPDQAYPSMMSLMPVGIKGLVFAALVAAIVSSLASMTNSISTIFTMDIYAKLKPGKSQRHYVHTGRIAALVSLAIALVVAEPLLGKFDQAFQYIQEFTGFFTPGIVVIFVMGMFWSKATSAGALSAAIGSAVFSLALKFLWPELPFMDRVGLVFLLCLALCVFVSLASKSQSSNESVDLSEVSFDTTKGFNTAAVGVILILIALYATWW; encoded by the coding sequence GTGGCCAAATTTGTTATACCACTACACCTTTGGATTTCACGAGAAGATAAGCAAGGAGGAAAGAACACAGAGGATTACTTCTTAGCAAGTAAGGCTCTACCTTGGTGGGCGATAGGAGCTTCACTTATTGCTTCAAATATCTCAGCGGAGCAGATTATCGGTATGTCAGGCTCTGGTTACGCGATTGGTTTAGCAATCGCGTCATATGAATGGATGGCGGCAATTACCTTGATCATTGTTGGTAAGTATATGCTTCCCATTTTCTTGAAAAATGGCATATACACTATGCCTCAATACCTAGAACAACGCTTCGACTCAAAAGTAAAAACAACTCTAGCGCTATTCTGGCTAGCCGTTTACATCTTCGTCAACCTGACGGCTGTTTTGTGGTTAGGTGGCCTAGCAATAGAAACTGTTGCTGGTGTTGACTGGATGTTTGGCATGATTTTCCTTGCTGTGTTCTCAATTGCTTATTCACTTTATGGCGGCCTTAAAGCGGTAGCTTATACAGATATATTACAAGTTGTTTTACTGGTATTTGGTGGATTATTTCTGAGCTACTTAGCGTTAGATGCTGTTTCTGATGGTCAAGGGGTATTAGCTGGTTTTGGCGTGCTTACAGAGCATGCACCCGCGCACTTTGACATGATTTTGAGTCCTGAAAATGAGCATTACATGAGCTTACCGGGTATATCAGTATTAATTGGTGGTATGTGGATAATGAACTTCAGCTATTGGGGCTTTAACCAATATATTATCCAGCGTGCATTGGCAGCGAAAGATGTTAAAGAAGCACAGAAAGGTATTGCTTTTGCTGCTTATCTTAAACTATTGATGCCAATAATTGTTGTATTGCCCGGTATTGCGGCTGTTATCTTGTACCCGCAGCTAACTACACCAGACCAAGCGTATCCTTCAATGATGTCGTTAATGCCTGTTGGTATTAAAGGGCTAGTATTTGCCGCATTAGTCGCTGCGATTGTTTCTTCACTGGCATCTATGACCAATAGTATTTCTACTATTTTTACTATGGATATTTATGCCAAGTTAAAACCGGGTAAGTCGCAACGTCACTATGTACACACAGGTCGAATAGCAGCTTTGGTTTCTCTAGCCATTGCATTAGTAGTAGCGGAGCCTTTGTTAGGCAAGTTCGATCAAGCGTTTCAATATATTCAAGAATTTACTGGTTTCTTCACTCCGGGTATTGTTGTTATTTTTGTGATGGGCATGTTCTGGTCTAAAGCTACCTCAGCAGGTGCGTTATCCGCTGCGATAGGCTCAGCCGTATTCTCGTTAGCACTTAAGTTCCTATGGCCAGAATTACCATTCATGGATCGCGTAGGTCTTGTTTTCTTATTATGTCTTGCACTTTGTGTATTTGTTTCGCTTGCTAGCAAGAGCCAATCAAGTAATGAGAGCGTAGATTTAAGCGAAGTTAGCTTTGATACAACTAAAGGCTTTAATACTGCTGCGGTTGGCGTTATCTTGATCTTGATTGCGTTATACGCGACTTGGTGGTAA
- a CDS encoding recombinase family protein, which yields MKVGFARVSTKEQDLNVQLSKLDAHGCEKIFQGKQSGASIRNEEKLKELIDFIREGDEVIVTRLDRLGRSLKSILEAIESIHTKGACLNIIDGSLNTKNDNPFATAMINLCGVFAQLERDLIKARTAEGREEAKAKGKHMGRLPALSDKQAKELYKDKLKGESISALAKKYSVSRPTVHRTIERMEQQNNK from the coding sequence ATGAAAGTTGGTTTTGCAAGAGTCTCAACTAAAGAACAAGATTTGAATGTTCAACTGTCCAAGTTGGACGCTCATGGCTGTGAAAAAATATTCCAAGGTAAACAATCTGGTGCTTCCATTAGAAATGAAGAAAAGCTAAAGGAACTCATCGATTTTATCAGGGAAGGTGATGAAGTTATTGTTACTCGCCTTGATCGGCTAGGTCGATCATTAAAATCTATTCTTGAGGCAATTGAAAGTATCCACACAAAGGGTGCTTGTTTAAATATTATCGACGGTTCTCTTAATACTAAAAATGATAATCCGTTTGCTACCGCAATGATTAATTTGTGTGGAGTATTCGCTCAACTTGAGCGGGATTTAATAAAAGCCAGAACAGCAGAAGGTCGTGAAGAAGCGAAAGCTAAAGGCAAACATATGGGCAGATTGCCTGCTTTATCAGACAAACAAGCGAAAGAATTATATAAAGATAAATTAAAGGGGGAATCGATTTCTGCGTTAGCGAAGAAATACTCTGTTAGCCGCCCTACGGTTCACCGAACAATTGAAAGAATGGAACAGCAAAATAATAAATAA
- a CDS encoding IS3 family transposase (programmed frameshift), which yields MTRTGKRNFTPEFRLEAAQLVVDQGYSVREAAEAMSVGKSTMDKWVRQLRNERKGITSKASPMTPEQCKIKELEKKIKRIELEKEILKKGYRSLDVGLDEQFKLIKRLKESYAEFTICQTFNVHRSSFKYWNKRSKKPNSKQLKEIAVVKQIHRESNGAAGSRTISTIAIDRGYDISRFRATGYMKRLGLVSCQLPKHRYRKVNQEHVAIPNHLNQQFDVVKPNQVWCGDVTYIWVGNRWAYLAVVIDLFARKPIGWAMSLSPDTALTSKALMMAYEMRGKPKGVMFHSDQGTHYTSRSYRQLLWRCQIKQSMSRRGNCWDNSPMERFFRSLKTEWIPTTGYRSFTEARAEITHYIVGYYSSVRPHHYNAGLTPNESEKRYWLEYKTVANLS from the exons ATGACAAGAACAGGCAAACGTAATTTCACACCAGAATTTCGGTTAGAAGCTGCTCAATTAGTTGTTGATCAAGGTTATTCCGTTCGAGAAGCAGCAGAAGCGATGAGCGTTGGTAAGTCGACAATGGATAAGTGGGTGCGTCAGCTTCGTAATGAACGCAAAGGCATCACCAGCAAAGCCAGCCCAATGACACCAGAGCAGTGTAAGATTAAAGAGCTTGAGAAAAAGATAAAACGCATTGAATTAGAAAAGGAAATTCTAAAAAAGG GCTACCGCTCTCTTGATGTCGGACTCGATGAACAATTTAAACTAATTAAACGACTCAAAGAGAGCTATGCGGAATTCACCATTTGCCAAACATTTAATGTTCATCGCAGTAGCTTTAAGTATTGGAATAAGCGCTCTAAGAAGCCGAATAGCAAGCAATTAAAAGAAATCGCTGTCGTTAAGCAAATCCACCGTGAAAGTAATGGCGCAGCGGGTTCTCGTACAATATCCACGATAGCGATAGACCGTGGCTATGATATTTCACGTTTCAGGGCGACAGGCTATATGAAACGTTTAGGCTTGGTGAGTTGCCAGTTACCGAAGCACCGTTATAGAAAAGTAAATCAAGAGCATGTGGCGATACCTAACCATCTCAATCAGCAGTTTGATGTGGTTAAGCCGAATCAGGTTTGGTGCGGTGATGTTACGTATATCTGGGTTGGCAATCGCTGGGCTTATTTAGCAGTTGTTATTGATTTATTTGCGAGAAAACCGATTGGTTGGGCAATGTCTCTATCGCCTGATACAGCATTGACGAGCAAAGCACTGATGATGGCTTATGAGATGCGTGGTAAGCCTAAAGGTGTGATGTTCCATAGCGACCAAGGGACGCATTACACCAGCCGAAGCTACCGTCAATTGCTATGGCGTTGTCAGATAAAGCAAAGCATGAGTCGCCGTGGTAATTGTTGGGATAATAGCCCGATGGAGCGATTCTTTAGAAGTTTAAAAACAGAATGGATACCCACAACGGGTTACCGTTCCTTTACTGAAGCTAGAGCTGAAATAACACACTATATTGTTGGTTATTACAGCTCAGTTAGGCCGCATCACTACAATGCTGGTTTAACCCCAAATGAGTCAGAGAAAAGATACTGGCTTGAATACAAAACCGTGGCCAATTTAAGTTGA
- a CDS encoding LysR family transcriptional regulator, producing MVKADDIFLFVQVVDEGSFSRVAEKLAMTNSVVSKRISRLEQELNVQLFYRTTRKLNLTEAGHALYGKARLAKQALQDAQDTVTGYGDAVRGKIKVTVPVVSAHVILSRSIAEFCKLYPDVEIELIVTNRMVDIINDGFDLAIRTADLEDSSLIARRLIDSRWVVCASPGYIAQHGKPSHPAQLKDHQCLIYKYEGVGPDNWQFSDQETDFYVQVVGRFHANSLESIRQALLNDFGIAYLPQVLIHEDLKSGRLVPLLDDYAAKNLGVYAVYPRSRQPDKKLNLLVEHFRDAFQHKKEYFY from the coding sequence ATGGTTAAAGCAGACGACATTTTTCTTTTTGTACAAGTAGTTGATGAAGGCTCTTTCTCAAGAGTGGCAGAAAAACTAGCGATGACAAATTCAGTGGTGAGCAAGCGTATTTCGCGCTTAGAGCAAGAATTAAACGTACAACTTTTCTATCGCACCACGCGCAAACTCAATCTTACGGAGGCAGGCCATGCACTTTATGGTAAAGCACGCCTTGCCAAACAAGCCCTACAAGATGCACAAGACACAGTAACGGGCTACGGCGATGCCGTGCGTGGTAAAATAAAGGTGACAGTTCCCGTTGTCTCAGCTCATGTTATTTTAAGTAGATCTATTGCTGAATTCTGCAAGCTATATCCTGATGTCGAAATAGAGCTGATCGTCACCAATCGCATGGTTGACATTATTAATGACGGTTTTGACTTAGCGATACGCACTGCCGACTTAGAAGACTCGTCACTGATCGCCAGACGCTTAATCGACTCGCGCTGGGTGGTTTGCGCAAGTCCCGGCTATATTGCTCAGCACGGAAAACCGTCGCATCCGGCACAGTTAAAAGATCATCAATGCCTAATCTACAAGTATGAAGGTGTGGGGCCAGATAACTGGCAATTTAGCGACCAAGAAACAGACTTTTATGTGCAAGTGGTTGGCCGCTTTCACGCTAATAGTTTGGAGTCGATTAGGCAAGCACTTCTAAATGATTTTGGCATCGCATATCTACCACAAGTGTTAATACACGAAGATTTAAAAAGTGGCCGACTTGTGCCGTTATTGGATGACTATGCAGCAAAGAACTTAGGGGTGTACGCCGTCTACCCACGCTCGCGACAACCGGATAAAAAGCTTAACTTATTAGTGGAGCATTTTCGCGATGCTTTTCAACATAAGAAAGAGTATTTTTATTAA
- a CDS encoding L-lactate permease has protein sequence MSELTLGFLALMPIALSALLLVGLHWPAKKAMPVVLLVTALLGLFVWDMSANRVIASILQGMGITVSVLWIVFGAIFLLNTLKHTGAIAVIRQGFTQVSPDRRIQAIVIAWCFGTFIEGASGFGTPAAIAAPLLVAIGFPAVAAVLMGMMIQSTPVSFGAVGTPIVIGVNKGLDTVAIEAQLASQGWTWEQYLQLITADVAIIHAIIGTLMPLFMVMMLTRFFGKNKSWKEGLEILPFALFAGIAFTIPYALTGIFLGPEFPSLIGGLVSMAIVVSAAKKGFLTPKNHWQFPEKSQWPENWLGKLEIADNDLKVTKPMSQVVAWTPYLLVAALLVCSRVFGDFKALLNSVNIGFTDILGEAGVSTAFSPLYLPGGLLLIGALAAVMLQGSTTTRGDALSKAFKESSKTIFSAGFVLIFTIPMVRLFINSGVNMADLPSMPMSSAQMFATWFGDAFPLISPTIGALGAFIAGSNTVSNMMFSQFQYEAAVSLQLSPAIIIAAQAVGAAAGNMIAIHNVVAASATVGLLGQEGATLRKTVLPTIYYVLFAGALVMFALYGLQLTGPLG, from the coding sequence GTGAGTGAACTTACTCTGGGCTTTTTGGCGTTAATGCCAATTGCTCTTTCAGCATTATTATTGGTCGGTTTGCACTGGCCAGCGAAAAAAGCCATGCCAGTAGTACTATTGGTGACCGCTTTATTAGGTTTATTTGTTTGGGACATGAGCGCCAATAGAGTGATTGCCTCTATTTTACAGGGTATGGGGATTACCGTGTCTGTGCTATGGATTGTCTTCGGCGCTATCTTCTTGCTTAACACGTTAAAACATACAGGTGCTATTGCCGTTATTCGTCAAGGATTTACTCAAGTATCTCCTGATAGACGTATTCAAGCGATTGTGATTGCTTGGTGTTTTGGTACTTTTATTGAAGGTGCTTCTGGTTTTGGTACACCTGCTGCGATTGCCGCGCCATTATTGGTCGCCATTGGTTTCCCTGCGGTAGCTGCGGTACTGATGGGAATGATGATCCAAAGCACGCCAGTATCATTTGGTGCCGTTGGTACGCCAATCGTTATTGGTGTTAACAAAGGTTTAGATACGGTTGCCATTGAGGCGCAATTAGCTAGCCAAGGTTGGACATGGGAGCAATACCTGCAGCTTATCACGGCTGATGTTGCCATTATTCACGCCATTATTGGTACGTTAATGCCATTGTTTATGGTGATGATGCTAACCCGCTTTTTCGGCAAAAATAAAAGCTGGAAAGAAGGCTTAGAGATTTTACCTTTCGCATTATTCGCGGGTATCGCTTTCACTATTCCTTATGCACTAACAGGTATTTTCCTAGGGCCAGAATTCCCATCATTAATCGGTGGTTTAGTGAGCATGGCCATTGTTGTCAGCGCTGCTAAAAAAGGCTTCTTAACACCTAAGAATCACTGGCAATTCCCAGAAAAATCACAATGGCCAGAAAACTGGTTAGGTAAACTGGAAATTGCTGACAACGATCTGAAAGTGACTAAGCCAATGTCACAAGTTGTTGCTTGGACGCCTTATCTATTAGTGGCTGCACTATTAGTTTGCTCTCGTGTGTTTGGTGATTTCAAAGCACTACTTAATAGCGTCAACATTGGTTTTACCGACATTCTGGGTGAAGCCGGCGTCAGTACCGCGTTTAGCCCGCTTTACTTGCCGGGTGGTTTATTACTGATTGGCGCGCTAGCAGCGGTAATGTTGCAAGGTAGCACAACTACGCGTGGTGATGCGCTAAGCAAAGCATTTAAAGAGTCGAGCAAAACTATTTTCAGTGCTGGCTTCGTGCTGATTTTCACTATCCCGATGGTGCGCTTGTTTATTAACTCGGGCGTTAACATGGCTGATTTACCAAGCATGCCAATGAGCAGCGCGCAAATGTTTGCCACTTGGTTTGGTGATGCCTTCCCACTGATCAGCCCAACGATTGGCGCACTAGGTGCCTTTATCGCAGGTTCAAATACTGTTTCGAACATGATGTTCAGCCAGTTCCAATATGAAGCTGCAGTCAGCTTACAGCTATCGCCTGCGATTATTATTGCTGCCCAAGCCGTTGGTGCTGCAGCCGGTAATATGATTGCCATTCACAACGTTGTTGCGGCAAGTGCCACTGTCGGCCTGCTTGGTCAAGAAGGGGCAACCTTAAGAAAAACGGTATTGCCAACGATTTACTATGTGTTATTTGCTGGCGCGTTAGTCATGTTTGCCTTATACGGCTTGCAACTGACTGGTCCACTTGGCTAA
- the dld gene encoding D-lactate dehydrogenase, which translates to MDKKRLISDLTDALGENKIRVGQKSTEHFRTGWRSGGGSALAVVFPETLVEFWQVLKLCVAADCIMIMQAANTGLTEGSTPSGDDYDREIVIINTLAMNKLLVLGDGEQVISFPGTTLHTLEKTLKPLNRAPHSVIGSSCLGASIVGGIANNSGGALVKRGPAYTELSLYAWVDEQGQLELVNHLGIDLGDTPEQILANLEAEKFSLASLATEEKASASDYLERLRDVDADTPSRFNADTTRLYEASGCAGKVAVFAVRLDTFEVAKQEQTYYIGTNNPDTLTHLRRHILSTFKHLPEVGEYMHRDIFDIAAKYGKDTFLSIEHLGTDRLPKLFALKGRVDATLNKVPLLPKYMSDRVLQVASKCFPQHLPERMLAYRDKYEHHLILKMSDEGIAEASSFLASYFKENPDAGDYFECQPDEAAKAYLQRFAAAGAAIRYQTLHDNTVGDILALDIALKRNDPLWQEQLPESIASQIDKSLYYGHFFCYVFHQDYVLKKGADAKKVKKEMLALLDSRGAKYPAEHNVGHLYEAEPGVKAFYQQLDPTNSFNPGVGQMDKHKRNCACY; encoded by the coding sequence ATGGATAAGAAACGACTTATTTCAGATTTAACCGATGCGTTAGGTGAAAACAAAATTCGCGTTGGCCAGAAAAGCACCGAGCATTTTCGCACAGGTTGGCGCTCAGGTGGCGGCAGCGCGCTAGCGGTTGTCTTCCCTGAAACACTGGTTGAATTTTGGCAGGTGTTAAAGCTCTGCGTTGCTGCAGATTGCATTATGATCATGCAAGCAGCAAACACTGGTCTTACAGAGGGTTCAACACCTAGTGGTGATGACTACGACAGAGAAATTGTAATCATCAATACCTTGGCAATGAACAAGCTCTTAGTATTAGGTGACGGTGAGCAAGTGATCAGTTTCCCTGGTACAACCTTACATACCTTGGAAAAAACACTTAAGCCGCTTAATCGCGCACCGCATTCGGTAATAGGGTCTTCTTGCCTAGGTGCTTCGATTGTTGGTGGCATTGCCAATAATTCCGGTGGCGCATTGGTGAAACGTGGTCCTGCGTATACGGAATTGTCTTTGTATGCGTGGGTTGACGAGCAAGGTCAGCTGGAATTAGTCAATCACTTAGGTATCGACTTGGGTGATACGCCTGAGCAAATCTTAGCGAACTTAGAAGCAGAAAAATTCTCGCTGGCAAGTTTAGCGACCGAAGAAAAAGCCAGTGCCAGCGACTACCTTGAGCGTTTACGCGATGTCGATGCCGACACGCCAAGTCGTTTTAATGCCGATACGACTCGTCTTTATGAAGCCAGTGGCTGTGCCGGTAAAGTTGCTGTATTTGCAGTGCGTTTAGATACGTTTGAAGTCGCTAAACAAGAGCAAACCTATTATATCGGTACCAATAACCCTGATACCTTAACTCACTTGCGTCGCCATATTCTCAGCACCTTCAAGCACCTGCCAGAAGTGGGTGAGTATATGCACCGTGATATTTTCGATATCGCTGCCAAATACGGTAAAGACACTTTCTTAAGTATTGAGCATTTAGGTACCGACAGATTACCTAAGCTGTTTGCCTTAAAAGGCCGTGTGGACGCTACCTTAAACAAGGTGCCATTATTGCCTAAGTATATGAGCGATCGCGTATTGCAAGTGGCAAGTAAGTGTTTTCCACAGCATTTACCTGAGCGCATGTTGGCTTATCGTGACAAGTACGAACATCACTTAATTTTGAAAATGAGTGATGAAGGCATTGCCGAAGCGTCTAGCTTTTTGGCGAGCTATTTCAAAGAGAACCCTGACGCTGGTGATTACTTTGAATGTCAGCCAGACGAAGCGGCTAAAGCTTATTTGCAACGTTTTGCGGCGGCGGGTGCTGCCATTCGTTATCAAACCCTACACGACAATACCGTTGGCGATATTTTAGCCTTAGATATTGCGCTTAAGCGCAATGACCCATTGTGGCAAGAGCAACTGCCAGAGTCGATCGCCAGCCAAATCGATAAGTCATTATATTATGGACATTTCTTCTGCTATGTCTTCCACCAAGACTATGTCCTGAAAAAAGGTGCCGATGCCAAAAAAGTGAAAAAAGAAATGCTCGCGCTACTCGACTCTCGCGGGGCGAAATACCCTGCTGAGCACAACGTCGGTCACCTTTATGAAGCAGAACCGGGCGTAAAGGCCTTTTATCAACAGCTTGACCCAACCAATAGCTTTAACCCAGGCGTTGGCCAAATGGACAAGCACAAACGCAACTGTGCTTGCTATTAA
- a CDS encoding alpha-hydroxy acid oxidase produces the protein MMRLSQCHNFHDFRKLAKQRLPGPIFNYIDGGADDETTYRRNTGAFEGCDLLPSVLTGVEDVDLSTTVMGQKLDMPVYCSPTALQRLFHHKGERAVALAAEKYGTMFGVSSLGTVSLEEIAELVDTPQVYQFYFHKDRGLNKAMMERAKAAGVKVMMLTVDSITGGNRERDLRTGFSIPFRLTLAGMIQFAIKPMWGINYVTHESFSLPQLDAHIDMGNGSSSIGDYFTKMLDPSMNWQDVEEMVKFWDGEFCLKGIMTVEDAKRAADIGCTGIVISNHGGRQLDGSRSSFDQLAEIVDAVGDRIDVLFDSGVQRGTHVLKALSLGAKAVGIGRGYLYPLAAAGQPGVERMLGLMKEELLRDMRLMGCNSLDQLSRGNLRFR, from the coding sequence ATGATGCGATTAAGCCAATGTCATAACTTTCATGATTTTAGAAAACTAGCAAAACAGCGCCTGCCGGGCCCTATCTTTAACTACATTGATGGCGGCGCCGACGACGAAACTACGTATCGTCGCAACACCGGTGCGTTTGAAGGCTGCGATTTATTGCCAAGCGTACTGACCGGTGTTGAAGATGTTGATTTATCAACTACTGTGATGGGGCAAAAGCTGGATATGCCAGTGTACTGCTCACCAACAGCACTGCAGCGCTTATTCCACCACAAAGGTGAGCGCGCTGTAGCGCTAGCGGCAGAAAAATACGGCACTATGTTTGGTGTTTCTTCACTAGGTACGGTTAGCCTTGAAGAAATTGCTGAGCTAGTAGATACTCCGCAAGTTTACCAGTTCTACTTCCACAAAGATCGCGGCTTAAACAAAGCCATGATGGAGCGTGCCAAAGCAGCTGGCGTTAAAGTGATGATGCTAACCGTTGATTCAATCACCGGTGGTAACCGTGAGCGTGACTTACGTACTGGCTTCTCAATTCCGTTTCGCTTAACGCTTGCGGGCATGATTCAATTTGCTATTAAGCCAATGTGGGGCATTAACTATGTTACCCATGAAAGCTTTAGCCTACCTCAGCTAGATGCACACATTGATATGGGCAATGGCAGTAGCTCGATTGGTGATTACTTCACTAAAATGCTCGATCCATCAATGAACTGGCAAGATGTTGAAGAGATGGTGAAGTTCTGGGATGGCGAGTTCTGTTTAAAAGGCATTATGACGGTTGAAGATGCAAAACGCGCCGCCGATATTGGCTGTACTGGCATCGTGATCTCTAACCACGGTGGCCGTCAGCTTGATGGCTCTCGCAGTTCATTCGACCAACTGGCAGAAATTGTTGATGCCGTGGGTGATCGTATTGACGTGCTGTTCGACAGTGGTGTGCAGCGCGGTACGCATGTGCTTAAAGCCTTATCATTGGGTGCAAAAGCTGTTGGCATTGGTCGCGGATACTTGTACCCATTAGCCGCAGCAGGTCAACCGGGTGTTGAGCGTATGCTTGGCTTGATGAAAGAAGAGTTGTTACGTGATATGCGCTTAATGGGCTGCAACTCACTGGATCAACTATCACGCGGTAACTTACGTTTTAGATAG
- a CDS encoding substrate-binding periplasmic protein, with amino-acid sequence MFFTPPVTLFAQDTASHAEGCVVTASVSPDFPKGLHAKYMRYLGQKLNLKVNIKPMPLARRIKELEKGTIDIIILNYRENPALTFLQPAYSPITEYLFVNHDDKDKITNYRQLINAAIGLNTGSEVFPIFDNDKASKKITVNTLEQKILLLKHNRIDGFFHTNLSTKTVLQQMGLTEDIVKSTWQPQYLRKQSHFVISPNSKLFHRKAELEKIIEQGVANGEFLEIRQVHYKATNN; translated from the coding sequence GTGTTTTTTACACCGCCTGTTACTCTGTTTGCCCAAGACACTGCTTCGCATGCCGAAGGTTGTGTAGTTACCGCATCGGTATCGCCAGATTTTCCCAAAGGTTTACACGCCAAATATATGCGCTACCTCGGCCAAAAGCTCAACCTGAAAGTCAATATCAAACCTATGCCATTGGCGCGGCGAATCAAGGAGCTTGAGAAAGGCACTATCGATATCATTATTCTCAACTACCGAGAAAATCCAGCACTCACCTTTTTGCAACCCGCCTACAGCCCAATTACCGAGTACCTTTTCGTCAATCACGATGACAAAGATAAAATCACCAATTATCGGCAACTCATCAACGCTGCCATTGGCTTAAACACTGGCTCAGAAGTCTTCCCAATATTTGATAACGATAAGGCATCAAAAAAAATCACGGTTAATACGTTAGAACAAAAAATATTGCTGCTGAAGCACAATCGAATTGACGGTTTTTTTCATACGAATCTGAGTACTAAGACTGTACTGCAACAAATGGGTTTAACTGAAGATATAGTCAAGTCTACTTGGCAGCCTCAATACTTGAGAAAGCAATCACATTTTGTCATTTCGCCAAATTCAAAGCTTTTTCATCGCAAAGCTGAGTTAGAGAAGATTATCGAGCAGGGAGTTGCTAATGGCGAGTTTCTTGAAATTCGGCAAGTTCACTACAAAGCTACCAACAATTAG